In Jatrophihabitans sp., a single window of DNA contains:
- a CDS encoding ABC transporter permease, protein MSTPLASVSLLDRLRQRYPLRSVLLALAAPVGAVLFAVLASSVILSLGDHSPSTVFQTMLKQAGRPTSFVDMVNQAMVYYLSALAVSIGFRMNLFNIGVEGQYSLAALGAAYVGGQMSGGGPFHLVVEVLVAVLVGAAWAGIAGVLKVTRGVSEVISTIMLNAIAVFLGSYLLHKLGETSGNNIRTKPIGASGQVPGISYAGTQAKIFGFIFVVVVVGVAYWFIASRTRFGFRIKATGLNEQAAVASGVNVKRMTLVAMLMSGGVAGLVGLPEILGQTHTFSQTAQSGLGFAGIAIALLGRNSPVGMALAAVLWSFLGKSANQLDFIGVPREIAAIMQGVILLSVVIAYELVRRYRLVLQQKDVAAQLAAAPAAHTVST, encoded by the coding sequence ATGAGCACCCCACTCGCCTCGGTCAGCCTGCTCGACCGGCTGCGGCAGCGTTATCCGCTGCGCTCGGTGCTGCTCGCCCTGGCCGCGCCGGTCGGAGCGGTGCTGTTCGCGGTGCTGGCCAGCTCGGTGATCCTGAGCCTGGGCGATCACAGCCCGTCGACGGTGTTCCAGACCATGCTCAAGCAGGCCGGTCGGCCCACCTCGTTCGTCGACATGGTGAACCAGGCGATGGTCTACTACCTGTCGGCGCTGGCGGTCTCGATCGGGTTCCGGATGAACCTGTTCAACATCGGCGTCGAAGGCCAGTACAGCCTGGCGGCGCTGGGGGCGGCCTACGTCGGCGGCCAGATGAGCGGCGGGGGGCCGTTCCACCTGGTGGTAGAGGTGCTGGTCGCGGTGCTGGTCGGCGCCGCCTGGGCCGGCATCGCCGGGGTGCTGAAGGTGACCCGCGGGGTCAGCGAGGTGATCTCGACGATCATGCTGAACGCCATCGCGGTGTTCCTGGGCTCCTATCTGCTGCACAAGCTGGGTGAGACCAGCGGCAACAACATCCGGACCAAGCCGATCGGAGCGTCCGGCCAGGTGCCCGGCATCAGCTACGCCGGGACCCAGGCCAAGATCTTCGGGTTCATCTTCGTGGTCGTGGTGGTGGGGGTGGCGTACTGGTTCATCGCCAGCCGCACCCGGTTCGGCTTCCGGATCAAGGCGACCGGCCTGAACGAGCAGGCAGCGGTGGCCAGCGGGGTCAACGTCAAGCGGATGACGCTGGTGGCGATGCTGATGTCAGGCGGCGTGGCCGGCCTGGTCGGCCTGCCGGAGATACTCGGCCAGACCCACACCTTCAGTCAGACCGCGCAGTCCGGGCTGGGCTTCGCCGGCATCGCGATCGCGTTGCTGGGCCGCAACTCACCAGTCGGGATGGCGCTGGCCGCGGTGCTGTGGTCCTTCCTCGGCAAGTCCGCCAACCAGTTGGACTTCATCGGCGTGCCACGTGAGATCGCCGCGATCATGCAAGGGGTGATCCTGCTGTCGGTCGTCATCGCCTACGAGTTGGTGCGCAGGTACCGGCTGGTGCTTCAGCAGAAGGACGTCGCCGCCCAGCTGGCGGCCGCCCCGGCCGCCCACACGGTGTCGACATGA
- a CDS encoding ABC transporter permease, translating to MSAATALTATPEARRRASRLSPALLIVFALGAFLVLSAVRTLTDGYDLTSSGTVAAGLAAAVPIGLAGLGGLWAERAGVVNIGLEGMMILGTWGCAYLGWNHGVWAGLLFGTLLGAVGGLVHAVATVTFGVDHIISGVAINIIAPGLTLYLTKVTFANYPGGGQKQSPPLGDAPSITLPSSDWLRTVEDNRWFAVSDLAGVLRGLTTGLSLITVLAVLVVAASAWILWRTAFGLRLRSCGEAPYAAESLGVNVYKYKYIAVIVSGAMAGLGGAALAISAHQFREGQTGGRGFIGLAALIFGNWRPGALAGGAGLFGYTDAIQLRSSAAVHPLLLLMAIALALVALWQWRSGQRAIAAVAVVIAALAVLWYLDTEQVPEELVGATPYVVTILVLGLASQRLRMPKADGKVYRKGEES from the coding sequence ATGAGCGCGGCGACGGCGTTGACCGCCACTCCCGAGGCGCGCAGGCGGGCCTCCCGGCTGTCGCCGGCGCTGCTGATCGTCTTCGCCCTGGGCGCCTTCCTGGTGCTGTCGGCGGTGCGCACCCTCACCGACGGCTATGACCTGACCAGCAGCGGCACCGTCGCCGCGGGCTTGGCGGCCGCGGTGCCGATCGGCCTGGCCGGCCTCGGCGGCCTGTGGGCCGAACGTGCCGGCGTGGTGAACATCGGCCTGGAAGGCATGATGATCCTGGGCACCTGGGGGTGCGCCTACCTCGGCTGGAACCACGGCGTCTGGGCCGGCCTGCTGTTCGGCACCCTGCTCGGCGCGGTCGGCGGCCTGGTGCACGCGGTGGCCACCGTGACCTTCGGCGTCGACCACATCATCTCCGGGGTCGCGATCAACATCATCGCTCCGGGGCTCACGCTGTACCTGACCAAGGTCACCTTCGCCAACTACCCCGGCGGCGGCCAGAAGCAGTCGCCGCCGCTGGGCGACGCCCCGTCGATCACCCTGCCCTCCTCGGACTGGCTGCGCACCGTCGAGGACAACCGCTGGTTCGCGGTGTCGGACCTGGCCGGGGTGCTGCGTGGGCTGACCACCGGGCTGTCGCTGATCACCGTGCTGGCCGTGCTGGTGGTGGCGGCCTCGGCCTGGATCCTGTGGCGAACCGCCTTCGGCCTGCGGCTGCGCTCGTGTGGCGAGGCGCCGTACGCGGCGGAGTCCCTGGGGGTCAACGTCTACAAGTACAAGTACATCGCGGTGATCGTCTCCGGCGCGATGGCGGGGTTGGGCGGGGCGGCGCTGGCCATCTCGGCCCACCAGTTCCGCGAGGGCCAGACCGGCGGCCGCGGCTTCATCGGCCTGGCCGCGCTGATCTTCGGCAACTGGCGGCCCGGCGCGCTGGCAGGCGGCGCCGGTCTGTTCGGCTACACCGACGCGATCCAGTTGCGCAGCTCCGCGGCGGTGCACCCGCTGCTGCTGCTGATGGCGATCGCGCTGGCGCTGGTGGCCCTCTGGCAATGGCGCAGCGGCCAGCGGGCCATCGCGGCGGTCGCCGTGGTGATCGCCGCGCTGGCGGTGCTGTGGTACCTCGACACCGAGCAGGTGCCCGAGGAACTCGTCGGCGCCACCCCTTACGTGGTGACCATCCTGGTGCTGGGCCTGGCATCCCAACGGCTGCGAATGCCCAAGGCCGACGGCAAGGTCTACCGCAAGGGCGAGGAGTCATGA
- a CDS encoding cytidine deaminase, with protein MTSPQAVGQTPEIDWDALRREAVAVMGRAYAPYSRFPVGAAALVDDGRLVTGCNVENASYGLGLCAECGLVSALTASGGGRLVAMVCVDGQGALLMPCGRCRQLLFEHGGPEMLVAADGGPIPVAGLLPDAFGPNDLAATANKAAAPESG; from the coding sequence ATGACTTCGCCGCAGGCCGTCGGACAGACGCCCGAGATCGACTGGGACGCCCTGCGCCGCGAGGCGGTGGCCGTGATGGGCCGGGCCTACGCGCCGTACTCGCGGTTTCCGGTCGGCGCCGCCGCGCTGGTCGACGACGGCCGGCTGGTGACCGGTTGCAATGTCGAGAACGCCTCCTACGGGCTGGGGCTGTGCGCCGAGTGCGGCCTGGTGTCGGCCCTGACCGCCAGTGGCGGCGGCCGGTTGGTCGCGATGGTGTGCGTCGACGGCCAGGGCGCCCTGCTGATGCCGTGCGGGCGCTGCCGGCAGTTGCTGTTCGAGCACGGCGGCCCGGAGATGCTGGTCGCCGCCGACGGCGGGCCGATTCCGGTGGCCGGCCTGCTGCCCGACGCCTTCGGCCCGAACGACCTCGCCGCGACGGCGAACAAGGCGGCCGCCCCCGAGTCAGGCTGA
- a CDS encoding cytochrome P450, producing the protein MSSPTVISRLAFSSAEVIEDPYPHFAAARARAGVQWHEQTGMWLAFGHAQANAVLRSRSLGRIWTPRWPEQPMPGFELIHRHSMLENEPPTHTRLRRLVAAAFARGHVERLRPRVAALADGLADRLAQAGRDGSAVDLIAGFAEPLPVEVIAELLGVPEPDRQLLRPWSNAIVKMYEYQVSPAQREAAEAAASDFTAYLRELVRQRRRRPAADLISSLIAETDAAGGRLSEDELVTTCTLLLNAGHEASVNVVGNGVLALFGNPDQWQRLVAAETAGASLVGRGVEELIRFDSPLQLFERTAVSDTPIGEVTVRAGEKIAALLGSANRDPAVFDQPDRLDVGRVDNPHLGFGAGIHFCVGAPLARVELQTSLRTLLRRFPGLRPATGDLGGLRREEFVIRGVTSLPVLLA; encoded by the coding sequence ATGAGCAGCCCGACGGTGATCAGCCGGCTGGCGTTCAGCTCGGCCGAGGTCATCGAGGACCCCTACCCGCACTTCGCCGCGGCGCGCGCCAGGGCCGGCGTCCAGTGGCATGAGCAGACCGGCATGTGGCTCGCCTTCGGGCACGCCCAGGCCAACGCGGTGCTGCGCAGCCGCAGCCTGGGCCGGATCTGGACGCCGCGCTGGCCAGAGCAGCCGATGCCCGGCTTCGAGCTGATCCACCGCCACTCGATGCTGGAGAACGAGCCGCCGACGCACACCAGGCTGCGCAGGCTGGTGGCGGCCGCCTTCGCGCGCGGCCACGTCGAGCGGTTGCGCCCGAGGGTGGCGGCGCTGGCCGACGGCCTGGCCGATCGGCTCGCCCAGGCCGGCCGGGACGGCTCGGCCGTCGATCTGATCGCCGGCTTCGCCGAGCCGCTGCCGGTTGAGGTGATCGCCGAGCTGCTGGGCGTTCCCGAGCCCGACCGGCAGCTGCTGCGGCCCTGGTCCAACGCGATCGTGAAGATGTACGAGTACCAGGTCAGCCCCGCGCAGCGCGAGGCCGCCGAGGCGGCGGCCAGCGACTTCACGGCCTATCTGCGCGAGCTGGTGCGACAGCGCCGTCGCCGGCCCGCGGCCGACCTGATCAGCTCGCTGATCGCCGAGACCGATGCGGCCGGGGGCCGGCTGAGCGAGGACGAGCTGGTCACCACCTGCACGCTGCTGCTCAACGCCGGGCACGAGGCCAGCGTGAACGTGGTCGGCAACGGCGTGCTGGCGCTGTTCGGCAATCCCGACCAGTGGCAGCGGCTGGTGGCCGCCGAGACCGCCGGCGCGTCGCTGGTGGGCAGGGGAGTGGAGGAGCTGATCCGCTTCGACTCGCCGCTGCAGCTGTTCGAGCGCACCGCGGTCAGCGACACCCCGATCGGCGAGGTCACGGTCCGGGCCGGTGAGAAGATCGCGGCCCTGCTCGGCTCGGCGAATCGGGACCCGGCGGTGTTCGACCAGCCCGACCGCCTGGACGTCGGCCGGGTCGACAACCCGCACCTGGGCTTCGGCGCCGGCATCCATTTCTGCGTCGGCGCGCCGCTGGCCCGGGTCGAGCTGCAGACCTCGTTGCGCACGCTGCTGCGGCGGTTTCCCGGACTGCGCCCGGCCACCGGGGACCTCGGGGGCCTGCGTCGCGAGGAGTTCGTGATCCGCGGAGTGACGTCACTGCCGGTGCTTCTTGCGTGA
- a CDS encoding thymidine phosphorylase, with translation MSSSHPEPFDAVSVIRAKRDRGRIPDAEIDWVIDAYTRGVVAEEQMAALAMAILLNGMEADELARWTEAMIASGQRLDLSAVRRPTTDKHSTGGVGDKITLPLAPLVASLGAAVPQLSGRGLGHTGGTLDKLESIPGWRAKLSNAEFMAQLDSVGAVICAAGDELAPADKKLYALRDVTGTVEAIPLIASSIMSKKIAEGSAALVLDVKVGTGAFMKNAQDARRLAETMVALGTAAGTHTVALLTDMSTPLGLTAGNALEVRESVEVLAGGGPADVVELTVALALEMLAGAGITGVDPAEALADGRAMDVWRAMIAAQGGDPDAELPVAAEKQVLTAPATGVLTRLDAYAVGVAAWRLGAGRARKEDPVSAGAGVVLLAKPGDPVRAGQPLLELHTDDPTRFERALQALEGGFDIGDAADLVAGPLVIERVTA, from the coding sequence ATGTCATCGAGCCACCCCGAGCCTTTCGACGCCGTCAGCGTGATCCGCGCCAAACGCGATCGGGGCCGGATTCCCGACGCTGAGATCGACTGGGTGATCGACGCCTACACCCGGGGCGTGGTGGCCGAGGAGCAGATGGCGGCGCTGGCGATGGCGATCCTGCTCAACGGCATGGAGGCAGACGAGCTGGCCCGCTGGACCGAGGCGATGATCGCCTCCGGCCAGCGGCTGGACCTGTCGGCGGTGCGGCGCCCGACCACCGACAAGCACTCGACCGGCGGCGTCGGCGACAAGATCACCCTGCCGCTGGCGCCGCTGGTGGCATCGCTGGGCGCGGCGGTGCCACAGCTGTCCGGGCGCGGCCTCGGTCACACCGGCGGCACCCTGGACAAGCTGGAGTCGATCCCCGGCTGGCGGGCCAAGCTGTCCAACGCCGAGTTCATGGCCCAGCTCGACTCGGTCGGCGCGGTGATCTGCGCGGCCGGTGATGAGCTGGCGCCGGCTGACAAGAAGCTCTACGCCCTGCGCGACGTGACCGGCACCGTCGAGGCGATTCCGCTGATCGCCAGCTCGATCATGAGCAAGAAGATCGCCGAGGGGTCCGCGGCTCTGGTGCTCGATGTCAAGGTCGGCACCGGGGCGTTCATGAAGAACGCGCAGGACGCCCGCAGGCTCGCCGAGACAATGGTGGCGCTGGGCACGGCGGCCGGCACCCACACCGTCGCCCTGCTCACCGACATGAGCACGCCGCTCGGGCTGACCGCCGGTAACGCCCTGGAGGTGCGGGAGTCGGTAGAGGTCCTCGCCGGTGGCGGACCTGCCGACGTGGTGGAGCTGACGGTGGCACTGGCGCTGGAGATGCTCGCCGGCGCCGGCATCACCGGCGTCGATCCTGCCGAGGCGCTGGCCGACGGCCGGGCGATGGACGTGTGGCGGGCGATGATCGCCGCTCAGGGCGGTGACCCGGACGCCGAGCTGCCGGTGGCCGCTGAGAAGCAGGTGCTCACCGCCCCGGCCACCGGGGTGCTCACCCGGCTGGACGCCTACGCGGTCGGTGTCGCGGCCTGGCGGCTGGGCGCCGGCCGCGCCCGCAAGGAGGACCCGGTGTCGGCCGGGGCGGGCGTGGTGCTGCTGGCCAAGCCCGGGGACCCGGTGCGGGCCGGGCAACCGCTGCTGGAGCTGCACACCGACGACCCGACCCGGTTCGAGCGGGCCCTGCAGGCGCTGGAGGGCGGCTTCGACATCGGCGACGCCGCCGACCTCGTCGCCGGGCCGCTGGTGATCGAGCGTGTCACCGCCTGA
- a CDS encoding acVLRF1 family peptidyl-tRNA hydrolase produces the protein MSPPEPAAGEVPAPRDARRLTVPAARLPKWLDNFADRHGGLQTRLTPDDVSPEQVVVSAADGSTVWIGVPFRPWLPTASRPLTSLQLHLNQPRRIGVLLVRRGGYAAGVFDGTTLVSSKVGSGYVQGTTKAGGWSQQRYARRRANQARHAFAEAAEVAVRILLPEAGRLAALICGGDKAAVEAALSDPRLAPLAPLRTPPFLAVGDPRLRVLQATPEQFLAVDLLIHP, from the coding sequence GTGTCACCGCCTGAGCCGGCCGCTGGAGAGGTCCCGGCGCCGCGGGACGCCCGCCGGCTGACGGTGCCGGCCGCCCGACTGCCGAAGTGGCTGGACAACTTCGCCGACCGGCACGGCGGCCTGCAGACCCGGCTGACCCCCGACGACGTCTCGCCGGAGCAGGTGGTGGTCAGCGCCGCCGACGGCTCGACAGTGTGGATCGGAGTGCCGTTTCGGCCCTGGCTGCCCACCGCGTCACGGCCGCTGACCTCGCTGCAGCTGCACCTGAACCAGCCTCGCCGGATCGGCGTGCTGCTGGTGCGCCGGGGCGGTTACGCGGCCGGCGTGTTCGACGGGACCACGCTGGTGTCGTCCAAGGTCGGTTCGGGCTACGTCCAGGGGACCACCAAAGCCGGTGGCTGGTCACAGCAGCGCTATGCCCGGCGGCGGGCCAATCAGGCCCGGCATGCCTTCGCCGAAGCGGCCGAGGTGGCCGTGCGGATCCTGCTGCCCGAGGCCGGCCGGCTGGCCGCGCTGATCTGCGGCGGCGACAAGGCCGCGGTCGAGGCCGCCCTGTCCGATCCCCGGCTGGCGCCGCTGGCGCCGTTGCGCACTCCGCCCTTCCTGGCCGTCGGAGACCCGCGCCTCAGGGTGCTGCAGGCCACCCCGGAGCAGTTCCTGGCAGTCGACCTGCTGATCCACCCCTGA
- a CDS encoding DUF3817 domain-containing protein has protein sequence MPSQSNPATAAAPARAGYAGMLARAFRVTAIAEAMSWLLLIVATIVKYSADAPQGVHVLGPIHGALFTGYVLLALVVAYQVRWKARTLLIVLAESVLPGGGFLAARRPELNPPRAR, from the coding sequence ATGCCCAGCCAGTCGAATCCAGCCACCGCAGCCGCCCCAGCCCGAGCCGGGTACGCCGGGATGCTGGCCCGCGCGTTCCGGGTGACGGCGATCGCCGAGGCGATGTCCTGGCTGCTGCTGATCGTGGCGACGATTGTGAAGTACAGCGCCGACGCCCCGCAGGGCGTGCACGTGCTGGGACCGATCCACGGGGCGCTGTTCACCGGCTACGTGCTGCTGGCCCTGGTGGTGGCCTACCAGGTGCGCTGGAAGGCCCGGACGCTGCTGATCGTGCTGGCCGAGTCGGTGTTGCCGGGCGGCGGCTTCCTGGCGGCCCGCCGGCCGGAGCTGAACCCGCCGCGAGCTCGCTGA
- a CDS encoding alpha/beta hydrolase, translating into MAPRGVIEHQGRLLSYQDLGPLDAPVVLLIHGMVSDSTTFSRAAQQLAERGHRVLAPDLLGHGDSDKPEDGYQLADFADSMAALLTELDAREVTVVGHSFGGAVAMQLAHERPELVRRLVLVSAGGLGRRVHPVLRAATLPGAHSLVRFVVNQRTAALYRRPRLHRSLRLSPDVVANLGRAGRGLASPPARTAFFQTLKMAIDPFGQRGSLLESEDVRLDLPTLIIWSERDPVVPVAHAHETHAHLRNSTLEVFPGASHQPHHHSAQRFTQVVSDFIAAT; encoded by the coding sequence GTGGCCCCCCGTGGTGTGATCGAGCACCAGGGCAGGCTGCTGTCCTACCAGGATCTGGGCCCCCTCGACGCGCCGGTGGTGCTGCTGATCCACGGAATGGTCTCCGACAGCACCACCTTCTCCCGCGCCGCCCAGCAGCTGGCCGAGCGTGGCCACCGGGTGCTGGCGCCGGACCTGCTCGGCCATGGCGACTCCGACAAGCCCGAGGACGGCTATCAGCTCGCCGACTTCGCCGACAGCATGGCGGCCCTGCTGACCGAGTTGGACGCGCGGGAGGTGACCGTGGTGGGGCACTCGTTCGGCGGCGCGGTGGCGATGCAGCTGGCTCATGAGCGGCCCGAGCTGGTCCGGCGGCTGGTGCTGGTCTCAGCCGGCGGCCTGGGACGCCGGGTGCATCCGGTGCTGCGGGCCGCCACGCTGCCCGGCGCGCACAGCCTGGTGCGATTCGTGGTCAACCAGCGCACCGCGGCCCTCTACCGCCGGCCACGGCTGCACCGCTCGCTGCGGCTGAGCCCCGATGTGGTCGCCAACCTCGGCCGGGCCGGCCGCGGGCTGGCCTCACCGCCGGCCCGGACGGCGTTCTTCCAGACCCTGAAGATGGCGATCGACCCGTTCGGGCAACGCGGTTCGCTGCTGGAGTCCGAGGACGTCCGGCTGGACCTGCCGACTCTGATCATCTGGTCCGAGCGGGACCCGGTGGTGCCGGTGGCGCACGCGCACGAGACCCACGCGCACCTGCGCAACAGCACGCTGGAGGTCTTTCCCGGCGCCAGCCACCAGCCGCACCACCACTCGGCGCAGCGGTTCACGCAAGTGGTGTCGGACTTCATCGCCGCCACCTGA
- a CDS encoding DNA polymerase produces MPHPLESADGLLAELRRRGQARGGPLALSLAPERGVGIAEPTGGQWAVATPAPAAVVARLEQEFRPRWVWWSQQTPIELTRAGVRVATCWDLVAVHRLIFGGWDSDPALIWAALHDLDPASTPGTGQLDLFGDAGDEGDDPEEPVRPDEHLRPEWSGGGWARSPARLARWAQTALRASELQRQRLAAAPAAGDVLATARSESAAELLCAELTVDGLPIDLARAEQIIASFAGPRPRDAAEAGLLRERRDSAVLRLLPNPDGIDLRNPAQVRLMLARVGIDVPDTRSWRLERFLGAHPVVEALLAWRKAERITTTFGYDWLARNVGSDARLRGAWSGSDGAAGRMTAQAGLHNMPADLRPAVAATTGQIFVRADLGQIEPRVLAAVSGDRALAKATQDDDLYAPVASRLGVDRPVAKVAVLAAMYGQTSGAAGQALRGLESAYPVAMRYLREAYDAGRAGRAVRTYGGRLVRMWPTPPDLDPDQERAAVASRGRYARNAVIQGAAAELFKAWAVTVRARGLPWQAQVVLCLHDELLVQAPAEHGPAVRGLLTDCLQEAAARWAPDDSVRFVADVSVIGRWSEAKD; encoded by the coding sequence GTGCCGCACCCGCTCGAGTCCGCCGACGGGCTGCTGGCCGAGCTGCGCCGCCGGGGCCAGGCCCGGGGCGGGCCTCTCGCGCTCAGCCTGGCGCCCGAGCGAGGCGTGGGAATCGCCGAGCCGACCGGCGGGCAGTGGGCGGTGGCGACCCCGGCGCCGGCCGCCGTGGTGGCCAGGCTGGAGCAGGAGTTCCGGCCGCGCTGGGTGTGGTGGTCCCAGCAGACCCCGATCGAGCTCACCCGCGCCGGCGTCCGGGTGGCGACCTGCTGGGACCTGGTCGCGGTGCACCGGCTGATCTTCGGCGGCTGGGACAGCGACCCGGCGCTGATCTGGGCCGCCCTGCATGATCTGGACCCGGCCTCGACGCCGGGCACCGGCCAGCTCGACCTGTTCGGCGACGCCGGCGACGAGGGTGATGACCCGGAGGAGCCGGTGCGGCCCGATGAGCACCTGCGACCTGAGTGGTCAGGCGGCGGCTGGGCGCGCAGCCCGGCCCGGCTGGCCCGGTGGGCCCAGACAGCGCTGCGGGCCAGCGAGCTGCAACGCCAACGGCTGGCCGCGGCGCCGGCCGCCGGAGACGTGCTGGCCACCGCGCGCTCGGAGTCCGCCGCCGAGCTGCTGTGCGCCGAGCTGACCGTCGACGGCCTGCCGATCGACCTCGCCCGCGCCGAGCAGATCATCGCCTCGTTCGCCGGCCCTCGACCGCGCGACGCCGCCGAGGCCGGCTTGCTGCGCGAGCGCCGGGACAGCGCGGTGCTGCGGCTGCTGCCCAACCCCGACGGGATCGACCTGCGCAACCCGGCGCAGGTCCGCCTCATGCTGGCCCGGGTCGGCATCGACGTTCCCGACACCCGGTCCTGGCGGCTGGAGAGATTCCTGGGCGCCCATCCGGTGGTCGAGGCCCTGCTGGCCTGGCGCAAGGCAGAGCGGATCACCACCACCTTCGGTTACGACTGGCTGGCCCGCAACGTCGGCTCGGACGCCCGGCTGCGGGGCGCCTGGAGCGGTTCGGACGGCGCCGCCGGGCGGATGACGGCTCAGGCGGGGCTGCACAACATGCCTGCCGACCTGCGGCCGGCGGTGGCCGCGACCACCGGCCAGATCTTCGTCCGGGCCGATCTCGGTCAGATCGAGCCCCGGGTGCTCGCCGCGGTCTCCGGTGACCGGGCACTGGCCAAGGCGACCCAGGACGACGACCTGTACGCGCCGGTGGCCAGCCGGCTGGGCGTGGACCGGCCGGTCGCCAAGGTGGCCGTGCTGGCGGCGATGTACGGCCAGACCTCCGGCGCCGCCGGCCAGGCGCTGCGGGGCCTGGAGTCGGCGTACCCGGTGGCGATGCGCTACCTGCGCGAGGCCTATGACGCCGGACGCGCCGGGCGAGCGGTGCGCACCTACGGCGGCCGGCTGGTGCGGATGTGGCCGACCCCGCCTGACCTCGACCCCGACCAGGAGCGGGCCGCCGTCGCCAGCCGTGGACGCTACGCCCGCAACGCGGTGATCCAGGGCGCGGCGGCTGAGCTCTTCAAGGCCTGGGCGGTCACCGTCCGGGCTCGCGGGCTGCCCTGGCAGGCCCAGGTGGTGCTCTGCCTGCACGACGAGTTGCTGGTGCAGGCGCCTGCCGAGCACGGGCCGGCGGTGCGGGGGTTGCTCACCGACTGCCTGCAGGAGGCGGCGGCGCGGTGGGCGCCGGATGACTCGGTGCGCTTCGTCGCCGACGTCAGCGTGATCGGTCGCTGGTCCGAGGCCAAGGACTGA
- a CDS encoding aldose 1-epimerase family protein has protein sequence MTVNGQRWDLEHGAQRASVVQRGGALQSYLVDGLDLVDGFADDERPPAFNGAVLAPWPNRIPNGRWTWRGRQHQLPISEPATGSALHGLVSDVLWQPEEVQADAVTLSVPIAPSAGYPFQLRVTVTWSLSAEGLRCRLGALNTGDEPAPFGVATHPFFRLPDARVDDLELQLPAGQWLETDSNLAPVALRQTSGTQWDFTEPRSLRGLRLDTAFTAVSPDFEATSRAVLSSQGAALTIWAEADFTWWQVYTSDYFEPGSDRLRRSLAVEAMTCAPDAFNSGADLIVLEPGVAWSGSWGAQARLG, from the coding sequence ATGACGGTCAACGGTCAGCGATGGGACCTCGAGCACGGCGCCCAACGAGCCTCGGTCGTCCAGCGGGGCGGCGCGTTGCAGAGCTACTTGGTGGACGGCCTCGACCTGGTGGACGGGTTCGCCGACGACGAGCGGCCGCCGGCCTTCAACGGCGCCGTCCTGGCGCCCTGGCCCAACCGGATCCCGAACGGCCGGTGGACCTGGCGGGGCCGGCAGCACCAGCTGCCGATCAGCGAGCCGGCCACCGGCTCGGCACTGCACGGCCTGGTCAGTGACGTGCTGTGGCAGCCGGAGGAGGTTCAGGCCGACGCGGTCACGCTCAGCGTGCCGATCGCGCCCAGCGCCGGTTACCCCTTCCAGCTGCGGGTCACCGTGACCTGGTCGCTGTCGGCTGAGGGCCTGCGGTGCCGGCTCGGCGCGCTGAACACCGGTGACGAGCCTGCTCCGTTCGGGGTGGCGACCCACCCGTTCTTCCGGCTGCCCGACGCCCGGGTGGACGACCTCGAGCTGCAGCTCCCGGCCGGGCAGTGGCTGGAGACCGACTCGAACCTGGCGCCGGTGGCGCTGCGCCAGACGAGCGGGACGCAGTGGGACTTCACCGAGCCGCGGTCCCTGCGCGGGCTGCGCCTGGACACCGCGTTCACCGCGGTGAGCCCGGACTTCGAGGCGACCAGCAGGGCCGTGCTGTCCAGCCAAGGGGCCGCTCTGACGATCTGGGCCGAGGCGGACTTCACCTGGTGGCAGGTCTACACCTCGGACTACTTCGAGCCTGGCTCGGACCGCCTTCGCCGCAGCCTCGCCGTCGAGGCGATGACCTGCGCCCCCGACGCGTTCAACTCCGGCGCGGATCTGATCGTGCTGGAACCGGGAGTGGCGTGGTCCGGCAGCTGGGGCGCCCAGGCGCGGTTGGGCTGA